The following coding sequences are from one Culex quinquefasciatus strain JHB chromosome 1, VPISU_Cqui_1.0_pri_paternal, whole genome shotgun sequence window:
- the LOC6034931 gene encoding N-alpha-acetyltransferase 15, NatA auxiliary subunit, translated as MPSSDPLPPKESALFRKILKCYEMKQYKNGLKLAKQILTNPKFTEHGETLAMKGLTLNCLGRKEEAYDYVRRGLRNDLKSHVCWHVYGLLQRSDKKYEEAIKCYRNALKWEKDNIQILRDLSLLQIQMRDLEGYRETRHQLFKLRPSQHASWIGFAMSYHLLGDYDTANNILETFRASQTVETYDYKHSELLLYQIQVIQESGNYEKALQHLKKYQLQILDTLAVKETMGDLCLKLNRHDEARVVYGELLKRNPENIAYYEQYLKALKVGGQEETIEAYQKLQAEHQQSFCAKRLPLDVAQGDTFRTLVDEHLRRNLRKGVPPLFVNLRSLYRDEQKVRVITELVEGYHQNLTSSGYFAAEDKEQNLPKEPASALLWTLFYLAQHYDHLRESEKALDFINAAIDHTPTLIELFVTKGRVYKHAGDVLEAVKWMDEAQSLDTADRYINSKCAKYMLRANQIKEAEDICGKFTREGVSAMENLNEMQCMWFQTECALSYQRMEKWGEALKKCHEVDRHFSEIIEDQFDFHTYCMRKMTLRSYVGLLRLEDVLRRHPFYYRAAKCAIEVYVRLFDKPLPAESAEEELDTENLPPAELKKLRNKQRKAAKKKAEQENAQAAQANQKKENKQRNANQDGDPETPQLDELIPDKLARPEDPLEKAIEFLRPLQLLGKDRIETHLMAFEIYSRRGKLLLMLQSLKRARAIDANNPTLHNCIIRFYKALEARIASKEIDESVKLVIDRERPKLFRGANSAAELNESFLAANRASNDALYEVAKIMYQLDEKRRDEAVKLLTSVELKNATLEITTKMFLLLKSGFFAGSPAEQLDKFKAACQKRFPLAVVFADVIPTVATTLTTAQSATSAGPVTTSVTGTTMSPAEQQPTTKTTTTTAQKQKNGSEIKAN; from the exons ATGCCTTCCAGCGATCCGTTGCCGCCAAAGGAGAGCGCCCTGTTTCGGAAGATCTTG AAATGCTACGAGATGAAGCAGTACAAAAATGGGCTCAAGCTGGCCAAGCAGATCCTGACCAATCCGAAGTTTACCGAGCACGGTGAAACGCTCGCGATGAAGGGCCTCACGCTGAACTGTCTCGGTCGCAAGGAGGAAGCGTACGACTACGTGCGCCGCGGGCTGCGCAACGATCTCAAGTCGCACGTGTGCTGGCACGTGTACGGTCTGCTGCAGCGGTCGGACAAGAAGTACGAGGAGGCGATCAAGTGCTACCGCAATGCGCTCAAGTGGGAAAAGGACAACATCCAGATTCTGCGCGATTTGTCGCTGCTGCAGATTCAGATGCGGGACTTGGAGGGTTATCGGGAAACGCGCCACCAGCTGTTCAAGTTGCGTCCGTCGCAGCACGCCTCGTGGATTGGGTTTGCCATGAGTTACCACCTGCTGGGAGATTACGACACGGCTAATAATATCCTGGAGACGTTCCGGGCGTCCCAAACGGTGGAGACGTACGACTACAAGCACAGCGAGTTGCTGCTTTATCAGATCCAGGTGATCCAGGAGTCGGGCAATTACGAGAAGGCgttgcaacatttgaaaaagtatcAGCTGCAAATTTTGGACACGCTCGCCGTGAAGGAGACCATGGGTGATCTGTGCCTTAAGCTGAACCGCCACGACGAGGCCCGTGTCGTGTACGGCGAGCTGCTCAAGCGTAATCCGGAGAACATTGCGTACTACGAGCAGTATCTGAAGGCGCTTAAGGTAGGCGGCCAGGAGGAAACAATCGAGGCGTACCAGAAGCTCCAGGCGGAACACCAGCAATCATTCTGTGCCAAGCGACTGCCGTTGGACGTGGCCCAGGGCGACACGTTCCGTACACTGGTCGACGAGCATCTGCGGCGTAACCTGCGGAAAGGCGTACCGCCACTGTTTGTGAATCTGCGCTCGCTGTACCGTGACGAGCAGAAGGTTCGCGTCATCACCGAACTCGTCGAAGGATATCACCAGAATCTGACCAGCAGCGGATACTTTGCGGCCGAGGACAAGGAGCAGAATCTGCCCAAGGAGCCGGCTTCGGCACTGCTGTGGACGCTGTTCTACCTGGCTCAGCACTACGATCACCTGCGCGAGTCGGAAAAGGCGCTGGACTTTATCAACGCGGCCATCGACCACACGCCGACCCTGATCGAGCTGTTTGTGACCAAGGGTCGCGTGTACAAGCACGCCGGCGATGTTCTCGAGGCGGTCAAGTGGATGGACGAGGCGCAGAGCTTGGACACGGCCGATCGCTACATCAACTCCAAGTGCGCCAAGTACATGCTACGTGCCAACCAGATCAAGGAAGCGGAGGACATTTGCGGCAAGTTTACCCGCGAGGGCGTCTCCGCGATGGAAAATCTCAACGAAATGCAGTGCATGTGGTTCCAGACGGAGTGCGCACTGTCCTACCAGCGGATGGAGAAGTGGGGCGAGGCTCTGAAAAAGTGCCACGAGGTAGATCGGCACTTTTCCGAAATCATCGAGGACCAGTTCGACTTCCACACGTACTGCATGCGCAAGATGACGCTGCGCTCGTACGTGGGACTGCTCCGGCTGGAGGACGTGCTGCGGCGGCATCCGTTCTACTACCGGGCGGCCAAGTGCGCAATTGAG gtctACGTTCGGTTATTTGACAAACCTCTGCCAGCTGAATCGGCCGAAGAGGAGCTCGATACTG AAAACCTGCCCCCGGCGGAGCTGAAAAAGCTGCGCAACAAGCAACGCAAGGCCGCCAAGAAGAAGGCCGAGCAAGAGAACGCCCAAGCCGCGCAGGCGAACCAGAAAAAGGAAAACAAGCAACGCAACGCCAACCAGGACGGTGACCCAGAGACGCCCCAGCTGGACGAGCTGATACCGGACAAGCTGGCCCGGCCGGAAGATCCGCTGGAGAAGGCCATCGAGTTCCTGCGACCGCTGCAGCTGCTCGGAAAGGACCGCATCGAGACACACCTGATGGCGTTCGAGATCTACTCGCGCCGGGGCAagctgctgctgatgctgcaATCACTAAAGCGAGCCCGCGCCATCGATGCCAACAATCCCACCCTGCACAACTGCATCATCCGGTTCTACAAGGCGCTGGAGGCGCGGATCGCGTCCAAAGAAATCGACGAAAGCGTCAAGCTGGTGATTGACCGCGAGCGGCCCAAGCTGTTCCGCGGTGCCAACTCGGCGGCCGAACTCAACGAGAGCTTCCTGGCAGCGAACCGGGCCAGCAACGACGCACTGTACGAAGTCGCCAAGATCATGTACCAGCTGGACGAGAAGCGACGCGATGAAGCGGTCAAACTGCTCACTTCGGTTGAGCTGAAGAACGCCACGTTGGAG ATTACGACCAAAATGTTCCTGTTGCTCAAGTCTGGCTTCTTCGCCGGCTCCCCGGCCGAGCAGCTGGACAAGTTCAAGGCGGCCTGCCAGAAGCGGTTCCCGCTGGCTGTCGTTTTTGCCGATGTTATCCCAACCGTTGCCACCACCCTCACCACCGCCCAGTCCGCGACGTCCGCGGGTCCCGTGACGACCAGCGTCACCGGTACCACGATGAGCCCGGCGGAACAGCAACCGACGacaaagacgacgacgacgacggcacagaaacaaaaaaacggaAGCGAAATTAAAGCCAACTAA